The stretch of DNA ACTAATGTAACTTCCGATTTGAGTGCAAGTTCCGATACGCTGCTGTGAGTCAAAGCTATAGTAGGTATGCTTTTCTTTCTTGCATAGTCGAAAGATCTCAGTATGTCTTGCGAGCAACGAAAGAAGCCAATTCCAAAAAGAACATCCCTGTCATCCATTAACAGCAGAGTTTCATAGAACGCCTTCCCACCGACAGTAACC from Mesotoga infera encodes:
- a CDS encoding MurR/RpiR family transcriptional regulator yields the protein VTVGGKAFYETLLLMDDRDVLFGIGFFRCSQDILRSFDYARKKSIPTIALTHSSVSELALKSEVTLVANRGPVSLLNSLVVPMAILNALVLYIAERDEEKLKALKKLDDIPDIFGFNGKL